TCTTCTGCGAACTTGTATCGCCAGCAGCGCTTCGCGAATCGACAGAGATAAATCGTTCAAGGATCGAGGTAGCCAATAAATCAGCAACAAATTGATCGATCGTCCTGCTGGGAGGAACAGATTCTGCGGCATTTGTCCCTTCGGCCGATGGGTGGAGGAAGCGTAACCAGTGGATGACGCTGGCGATGTTCGCAGTAATTAGCATTTATTTATACCCATCTCTCCGATTGTCACTCTGGACTAGGTCCCTTTGGATCTTTTTTAGATGTGATAAGGttgatttcaaattttacaaccGATCATAAATTTTCTGGCGTCTCATTGTAGATACAAGTATGTTGAACGATGGTGATGAGATCGTGATTAATAGAGATAAACCTTGATTGAGTGTGATGCGCACAAGATTGAGATGGGTTACACACAGAGAGACAGACGTTGTTAGTGTAGAGAATGGGTTTTTTATCGCCGtcataaaaattataaggaCAGATTCAAAGACAGGAACAAATAATTAAGCGGAACTCGGAGACCTGCGATAACGGTTCGATGAATTCATTGGATGGAATTGTTAAATTGGATTTGAGATTTGTAATTAATTGTACACCGTTCAACCAATACGCGATTTGGTAAGTGCAAATGACCGATATTTTGGTGAACttctttgaaatattttatGGCATTTCAAATGCCTACACTTTTAGGCGAGAAGTTCAAAAATGTTCGTTTTATAATGGCTTTCGAGATGTAGATGCCTATCGGACACTGATCTTTATGTCATTCGTAGAAAACTGCGACTTTTTTACattaaatatcaaaatttttagaagcattttttttgtattttaaatgtacattttttcctcaggaaacaactaactgtggataatggaaatccgacgtgtcccacgatttttttatttaatcaattctctagattaatgaaggaaggggtgtgataactactaactgctacttgcctaattattttctagcttttagtacattatctgttttatTGTTATGTTTCCTCACAATGAAACCGATTAActtaaaaaaagttattgtaTTTTATAGCTTGTAGTACACTTTCTGTATCATTGTATCatatctctacaataaaaccattcaacaactttttaaatattattatattttcatgatgtactttattctattagttaaatcatttcatttgatacctatattgaggggattgcattGCATGTACATTATCGATCaatttgtggcggcgaccttttttaGTTTATGTTGTTtgataatgtagtgtgttcttcCATTCAAGCCATTCAGAATTTTTTTAGCGCCCGTCACCTTAGATTTTGAAGATCATGAAATGCGCAGTTTAATAATGACTGCAGatgaaggtgtgttccaaatttcaaatcaatcggtcaacagaaaaaaaaaatattataaaaaaattaaaaataaaaggtgTTAAAATTGCCatagttacaaagttacaaagataAACACGTACAAACGGGTCAagttaaataaaaccgtttagaaaaaaagaaataactcTAAAGCCGTTCAATTCGATTTTCGATCTTTTTacataaaatcaaaatcattcaaatggaaggaaaaatatgctttttaattttttagacgaaaactttgaaaatagttttttttaatttctgttgatgttttttttttttgaaaaattgagtATTTTAATAAGGGAtattttttcattaccgaagagagaggggagaaagagagaaagagagagagagaggagagagaggagagagaggagagagaggagagagaggagagagaggagagagaggagagaaaggagagagaggagagagaggagagagagaacgAAAGAGAGAGGACgaaagagagaggagagagatagagatgaaaatgagaggagagaggagagagaggagagaaagagaaacaacgaaagagagatgagagagagaaacaacgaaagagagaggagagagagaacgAAAGAGAGAGGACaaaagagagaggagagagataGAGATGAAAAtggagatatatatatatatatatatatatatatatatatatatatatagagataaaaagggagagagagagaggaagagaaagaTAGAAAGAGAAAGATATACAGAAAAAGAAagtgagagaaagagaaagataaATAGATAGGAAAAGCGAGAGATAGATAGAAAGAGCTAGAGAGAGAATAGGGACCAGGGGGGAGAGAGAGCAAGGGACCAGGGGAAAGAGAGAGAATAAAACcaggagaaagagagagaaagaaaccaggagaaagagagagaaagagcaaGGGACCaggggagagagagaaagagaaaggaaccaggagagagagaaagagaaaggaaccagaagagagagagagagagagagagagagagagagagagagcaaggGACCAGGAGCGAGCGAGAAAGAGCGAAAAGTACcaggagagagaaagagaccggaagagagagagaaaaagggaCCAGAAGAGAAAGAGAACATGACCAAGAAGATAGAGAGAAAAAGGGACCAGAAGAGAGAGAGTGACCGGGAGAGAGAAAAAGGGACCGAGAGAGCGAGAGAAAAAGAGaccgggagagagagagaaagggaccggaagagagagatagagaaagggaccgggagagagagaaaaagggaccgggagagagagagaaaaagggaccgggagagagagagagaaaaaaaagggaccgagagagagagagaaaaaaagggaccgggagagagagaaaaagggaccgagagagagagaaatggggaccgtgagagagagagaaaaaaggaccgggagagagagaaaaaaggaccaggagagagagagaaaaggggaccgtgagagagagagaaaaaaggaccgggagagagagagagagagaaagggaccgggagagagagagaaaaagggaccgggagagagagagtgagaaaaGTACcgggagagagagagtgagaaaaGTACcgggagagagagagtgagaaaaGTACcgggagagagatagagagagagaaagggaccggaagagagagatagagaaagggaccgggagagagagaaaaagggaccgggagagagagagaaaaagggaccgggagagagagagaaaaaaagggaccgggagagagagagagaaaaaaaagggaccgggagagagagagagaaaaaaaagggaccgggagagagagaaaaagggaccgaaagagagagagaaaaagggaccgagagagaaagagaaaaggggaccgtgagagagagagagagaaaaaaggaccgggagagagagaaaaggggaccgtgagagagagagagagaaaaaaggaccgggagagagagagaaagggaccgggagagagagagagagagagagagaaagggaccgggagagagagagagaaaaagggaccgggagaaagagagaggaaAGGTGACcgggagagagagagtgagaaaaGTACcgggagagagagagtgagaaaaGTACcgggagagagagagtgagaaaagtaccgggagagagagagagaaaaggaccgggagagagagagaaaaaaggaccaggagagagaaaaagggaccgagagagagagagagaaaaaaggaccGGGAGAGAGCGAGAAAAAGGGACcggaagagagagaaaaagggaccgggagagagagagaaaaagggaccgagagaaagagagaaaaagagaccgggagagagagagagaaaaagggaccgggagagagagagaaaaagggaCCGGGAGAGAGAgatgtgtggaggcgatctggcacaGTGGTAGCATTAATGGCGTCTAGTCCGCCTGTTTAAACTGTTCATAGAACAGGTAGGTATACAATGTCagatttgttttgttattatttctCATTTGTAGCATGGGTGAGGAATTATTGACGGTAATTTACTTGTAAATTCCATATTATCCCGAATATCcttattttcttttctgtttgcCTGAAATTTCTCCAACATGAAGAATGTAATCCTATAACTACACTTGACTACAACACACCACCCGCACGCACGCAACACAACACAGCACTACGAAACaagcagtaatgactaccgggttcaaaccTTTCATCTGAACCCACTGTCATTCgtgaatttttgatgaaaaaacagaTTTGTGCCATCGACCACCCTCTGTATTCTCCTGATCTATCACCAAGCGAAAATTTTCTGTTccctaaactaaaaaaaaatcacgaaataaaatttaatattattttgttACGTGTTCCACGATTTGAATAAAAAGTCCATCATTTATTGAACATGCTGTGTAATTCTCACACTgagggtcacgagttcaattcatcactcccgacattcttccgaaatggaagggaAAAGTGACGAGCCAACCAaaggtgttgaaagtcactataatacaaaaaaagaGAGATAGAAAAAGACCGAGAGAAAGCAAAAAGGAACGTAAAAGAGAAAGAGGAATGGACcgggagagaaagaaagagaaaggaatcgtgagagagagagagggaaaaaatataaagagcgagagagaaagataaagagagagagaaagacagagagagagagaaagagaaagagagaaagataaagagagagagagaaaaagagagtgaAAGGAAAAGAggacaaaagagaaaaaaaagaaaaaaagaaaaaaaagaagagagaTCGAAAGAAGAAGGGACCGAAAGAGAGAAAAACTGAAAGAGAGGGGGATCGGGatggagagaaagagaaagatcgGGAGATTATATTCCTTCTCGGACTCAAAAACTACTAAACTAATTTTTGTATACAACAAATTTCCGTAACACGTTAAGCCTCGCAACGTTATTGCTACGCTTTCctttcagcccgcatcaagagagCGATAGCATTTATTTTCCTACTTCATAGGAAAAATAGAAGTTTCATAAAATAAACTAGAACGACTTTTTGAAAAGAACCGAATTTGCCATTGGTGGCGTGCTGGTATAGaattctcaactaagtactaaataAAAGCCGCAAGTAGTTGTAGtagttttttcttaaatttctacaacaactaccaaaaactataaaacaaaACTTCAAGACCTGCAAAATTTTGGTGAAATAATGAATTGTAGGAATTTTCATTTAGAAAACTCAAActcaaaaaaacattgaaacaaaattacactaaaaaaataaaattaacattcatttcaaaaaaaaaaatctttcaaaattatgaagaaaaaaattaaatgaataacacataacataaacaaaaaaaaattaacaaatcgTCCATATATCGGAAAGTCGCTACACGAAGGGTTTCCTTGATAACAAACAACAATTCCTAATTTCATTTCATATCGATATAGTATATTCGACACAGTTTAggatatttttaaaattgttaGTAAACTTGCTAGTTATCGTATGACctgaattttaaatgaaaacgttttcgagaaaattgaatttattttttaaaattattttcttcagtATGTTTTTTGTCAAATTCATAAATAATTTCTAATACTTCATTCGTTGACCAAGATTTTACTTAcagttttatagtttttgagaaaaagttaaAAACAAAACTCGAAATTACAACAATGTCTCCAAACTTTAGGACCAAGCACTTGAAAAGCTACCAGGGCGAAATTCAAGGCATGTGTACAATGTAGTAATAAAAAGGACGGAAGAGTAAGAACAAAACTTTAAATATAGCCAAACTCATCCGCGTTTTGGCATATGTTGGGCATAATGTcgaacatttcattctttgaccaaaatttgttagatcttatagtttttgagtttcgAAAAAAAGAATTCGTTTTgaagaacaaacaaaaaaaaccacATAGTCGTTGAACGATTACCACTTGGCAATCCGCAGTGCAAACAAATCGCTTTCCAAGTACTTCCTCAACCATTGGTGATGCTAGTGATGATGTACGAGTTGGACATCATAAATATATTGGAACTTATCAACGCGCGTTCGAATGACCTCCTCTTGTTCCCCTAGACGCGTGTAATAATTCGAATGTCACACCGGCGTCGGTGCGTCCATCGGACCGTACTACCGTGTAAATGTGTCGCCCAAGGTGCTGTTGTTGACAGTTGGGGTTTACAgaagaaagatgaaaaaaataaccCTCATCACTAATCAATGAGTGTGATACAAAATGCGGTATGGATCGATTACAAATTAGCGAGGAAGAGCAAACAGCCCTATTCGAAGGACCAATTTTGGACATTATTGCCCATTAGGGGTAATATACGCCAAGGTCAGCCCTTCGGATGGAACGTGCACTGCATGTGCACGTTCCGGGGTTGAGTGTCTAACGCTGCCCTACTTCCCAACTTCAACGAGTGCCGGCACAGCCGCCGAATCACACTGTCGGGAACGTGCAGCGacccgatgatgatgatgaatagGAAAAATTGCGCAATGCGGTACTGTTTAGCGCACGCAACACCGCGACACGCACCCTTTGCTCTATTAGGGGTCTAGAAATGTGTCGTCGTTGCAGTTCACTACTCTCCTCAGAGTCAACGAACAATCAATAACTACCGACCGGCGAGGCGATGATCTTTGGAACCCAGATCGATAAGCTCTCCCACGGTAACGTGCCGGGCAACGTGTTCCAATTGCACGCAACTACAATCCGGGGGTGTTAAATCGCGAAACATATCCGATAGGATCAGGACAGGAAGAGTCGAATTTTAACACACACACTAGATGGGCAATAAATTTGCTGCTTTAAGTGTTAGTCTTTCATTGGATAACGGGTTTTTTCTTTAGTACTCTGTGCGAGCCCAACGAAGGACATTCAGCAATTATTTTATTACCGCATTAATGTGTGATAAGAGTAAATGCCCATCTGAGGTTGCGAACGCACGTGATTACCCCGTGGATTGCTTGTTTGTTTCTAATTAGAATCCGATCGAGAGGTTATCGAAACATCAGAAGGAAGTAGTATCgtgttcattatttcattagtTTCCATCGTCCAATTTACAGTACgttgttatataaaaaaatgacaaTCCCtagcaaaaaaaacagattaATGAAAAATATAGTTTCATTCAGAAGGAAAATTTTTACAGAATtactggaaaaataaaaaccaaaaaaattaaatacatcCCCAGAAATCCGCGCATTCAATACCGCGTGTGACCTCCTTTTGTCAGAGTCACGGCATGGCACCGATCCAGCATGGATTCTACGAGCTTTGGAAATCTGCTGACTTGATATACTCCTTTCATCAACGATCAACCGTTTTAGATTCGTTGGATTTTGTTCTCGAACTTTTCTTTCCTGAGAATGGACCATAGATGTTCGATCGGAATAAGGTCCCGAAGACTGATAAACCCAATCAAGGACCTTCACTTTCTTCCTCTCAAAGCTTTGTGGCACTAGTTTTGGGTGTGCTTTGGATCTCCGTCTTGTTGGATGATGATATTCCGAGATATCTTCAACCGTCTGGAATTGGTGTGAAAATTATGATCAATAATGTTCAAGTAAACTTCCTTTGTCATATTCATATTATGTGTCATGTCATGTCCCTTTGTCTGTCAATTCTAACGTTCCGCAACAATTCCAGTACACCGATCCGCATCGTGAGCCCTGTAATATAACCTACTAATAGAGCTACATTAGGgttccaatgaatgtatgggaaaaatcgaccctaaaattccaaaaagttaccctatacaaaatgtctCAATCAatcttaagggagagtggcacaaagcggtcaaagtttgagttttgacgtaggactacgtctttcatttctataccggggtgtaaaatcaaagtttcgaaaacgaaagcgttacgccggagaccgagattttgagcgttaatagctcctaaacaactgaacgaaatggtatgataaacacttcattcgaaagataaaatgtctacgcgttatatacttgttactttttgatccaaaaacttgtttcaatagtcttaaaattgctttcaaaacaggctattgaaatcaccaatcggtatataagcgagcggcgctcggaaatccactcagttctaattgaacagcgattggagcatgttgtcgctgttgcggtgaagctctttatttatcatgaaagcgcggatgtacggtgtcaccaagagcctgtttgtgcaccctaggccagaagggaatctatcaggaggagagtgatgccacaaacggttccctgggaagacatcgctacacacacatacacgcgcggctattaacaggtggttatcgagttggcattaaccactggtgggcttccagtatcgaggaaaatgtggaaatatctaatcgttactgaaaataatctgccagttcctctgggaattttcaaaatatattcatgtgaaagagtttaattgaatgttttctatccatgtaacactgtgaccaaatatatttcaatcaagtgctattaacaggtgattatcgagttagcattaaccactggtgggcttccagtatcgaggaaaatgtggaaatatctaatcgttactgaaaataatctaccagttcctctgggaattttcaaaatatattcatgtgaaagagtttaattgaatgttttctatccatgtaacactgtgaccaaatatatttcaatcaagtgctattaacaggtggttatcgagttagcagattattcttccccatcagtaggatatttccgtatccaatattgtatgcgcccgcaatcgattattgctcagtcgccgaaagttccgagctcagagagttcattcccctctagtttgccttccaaattgccatcgtaaaccacaccttctctcgattcaatcacacacaaaaagcatacttaagcgatattctggtggtgagacacattcatttttcgtgaggacatcgacaagacaacatcgttgcctaacgtgctggaggaggtggacggcgaaggatcgacacatacacgcgcagaactttttccgttaggatgccattcagcatcgagaaagttccggaaagatctaatcattgctggaaaataatctgccagttcctttgggaattttcaaaatatattcatgtgaaagagtttaattgaatgttttctatccatgtaacactgtgaccaaatatgtttcaatcaagtactattaacaggtggttatcgagttagtattaaccactggtgggcttccagtatcgaggaaaatgtggaaatatctaatcgttactgaaaataatctgccagttcctctgggaatttaaaaatacattcatgtgaaagtgtttatttgaatgttttctatccatgtaacactgtgaccaaatacatttggttttgtgatttttcaatcaatcgcaattaacaggatagcttcagaagattattcttccccatcagtaggatatttccgtatccaatattgtatgcgcccgcaatcgattattgctcagtcgccgaaagttccgagctcagagagttcattcccctctagtttgccttccaaattgccatcgtaaaccacaccttctctggattcaatcacacacaaaaagcatactttagcgatattctggtggtgagacacattcatttttcgtgaggacatcgacaagacaacatcgttgcctaacgtgctggaggaggtggacggcgaaggatcgacacatatacgcgcagaattctttccgtttggatgccattcaccatcgagaaagttccggaaagatctaatcattgctggaaaataatctgccagttcctctaggaattcaaaaatacattcatgtaaaagagtttatttgaatgttttctatccgtgtaacactgtgaccaaatatttttcaatcaagtactattaacaggtggttatcgagttagtattaaccactggtgggcttccagtatcgaggaaaatgtggaaatatctaatcgttggtggaaaataatctgccagttccccttggaattgaaaattacattcaagcgaaagagtttattttaatgttttctatccataaaatatccatataatacatttgggtttgtgatttgtcaatcaagtacagttagcaggttagcttctgaagattattcttcagaacaaggtttttcgtatcctatattggatgcataaaaccttgtgcctccaacgtaacgctctcgttttcgaagtcccccaaatattcatttattcattcattcagaatggatttagattcaacttcgaacaaatgatctctaaatcaacgatagtcctacgtcacccttgcggttataccatagatataacccacttcctgttttttgaaaaccaaaatcaccggaaatcggggttttaaaaaaaatctgatttaaaatgttttaaaattgcatgacacgtcgagattcacAGTTGTCTCTTttcctttttcaaaaaaaaatcaagttttaaagtttgtgacaccagtaaatgaagtccgaatgagcaaatattttgcatagggtatattatcgtgcaaatccaCATTTCGTatcaagttccgaatgaaaaatcgaaataactattttttttggcaCCATACCTTTCgttcgtattccaaaaaaaaaaaagacgggtgagtAATGTCGTGGACATAACCGGAAAGACGTGGGACCTTCTCACTTCTTGCCTCCACTTTTCATTCGGTGGAAATATCTcgatgctgatgatgatggaCACCATCGCCACCGCCGGCAACTGGTTGTTAGCTGACTGATTATCGTATTGTTATTGACACTAAAAATTTAATCCACAGAACGGACAATGTATACATCTATTACTCTCGATGCaactacttcttcttcttttcccttgtttacggagactttaaatctaacgattcattcgtctcagaacttattctttttatatttcccaggcacattgattttgaagtccgtgttagggaaacacggctcaatgagaacaaaaatacctcctacttgcatgtatatttgcgaagcggattcccacaggtacattaattttgaagtccgtgttggggaaaccgcaaatcgggccaatcaaaacttagcAGTGAGGGCGTTAAGATAAAGCTTGACATTTTGcagttattcaactgtttatctaatggaaaataaaattttactgattgtgatagacgcgtagaaatatttcctatcaattaatgcaaatatctgtccgatctattaaggaacgttcgagttataagcattcggaatctttcattttttcctgcatgttctgtgtttaggttttcatttcaccccccatatactccggttagacgtagtcccacgtcaaaactcccagtcccagagtgtccatttttgacaaaaaaaaaacaaaaaacaaaacaaaaaaaaaacttcgagttCAAGCGCTCTGTTGGTTTTCTCAACGTCCCAATGATTCCGTCAGATCCAGACAAGATGATTTTTGTCTCATCAGACCACAACACGCGCTTCCAGCCATCAATTGTCCATgttaggggaaatggggggaatttgTAACTCCTAAGAAaatcgctcaatatttccaaatcaatacggtctaaataaaaaatgtcccaTTGTAGACTGAGCTAcccttgttttctctcaatctataatgtttaatcatttaaACAAGCTTCAGTTTGCCagatatatcataaaatagaagaaaagatttttggacattaaaatttgatgcggggtgatttgcaCCGTCTGTGAGGttatttggtccagtgtgtgtttcatcgaaaaaacatacttatgtttatggaaagtattttgggataatgctacaatcagtaacagtgttctgggatcgataccaggtgttttggccagattccagaccagaaaaattggattgagaccatctcgaattgtgtatggattttttcactgttgtttgAGCGTTTTTAAACACtatcgatgcttggtcaaataaaatccgttcttgatggcctgcgttgctctttcaagctcctccttcttccaacgttgtctgtccatcctctttttgtaattcagcggcatctggattCAATAAGACCAAAgtaaagcctcaaacctgtaggaccaattcaccccacacaacatgcaaataTTAAAATGctattaaattcatttattgttatcaaacttacagtttcgctgcattaaattgttcctcttctgtaggcgaacagaactttactgcatagtacacgaaaagtttgtttaatcagcgcaAAAAACCttgaaaccacgatcggaaaattcacattttttggcaatcagtgtgcttgctgtgttcatgctaccgtttccttccacctgtcgaattttaccaaagtatttttacgttaggtacatatggttcaacaataaaaggagatgacattataaagaatccaagttgagccgtactttttgagatgaaggggtggtccaaatcaccccgtatcaCAGTGGGACCGTTCTAAAAACAGacggtcaaaaatcttttctcgttTTACCTTACATGTTAGATGTTGGGTGTCTTCAGAAAAGTTGTTCAATGTTGACTCGGATAATTTGACGGTTTCATTTAAACTCTTACTAAGTtacaatgaaaatttaaaaaaactaactttttatACTTACGAGATAGTTGAGCTTTGTCTTCAGCAATATTGTAGAGCtataaatttcatgaaattttgctGAAGATACATAACATTTATCTATCAGTCCTTCAGAGATATAACTGTTTTTCTGGAAAGActatctcaaaactagtttttaaacttaagttatacctaaattacattatatcaactcaacatgttccacaaagttttagataacataaaaatacatAACTTTGCTGAAGACACTATTAGTGTCAAATGACACCATTGCGATGTACAGTGGTTACAAATCTAGAATATGTCacttttattaattaaattattcaaaaatgtacacgttTGTGCATCAATACTCAACGTCATTTTGTTCGTCAGGGTTTGGAGTATACGGCAAACTACTTTTCGAACTCGGGAACTCTCGGGAACATcactttttatttattcaatttttaaagCGCAATTAAGTAAATTTTACTCTGTTTTCTTCTTACTTTATATACTATTGGTGTTTATTTGCAttatattaatttaaaaatcaatttatttcttacctaatttgcttcggaatattttcatgaagcactgtattctattagttaaatcatttcatttgacactgatattgagggaattg
The Toxorhynchites rutilus septentrionalis strain SRP chromosome 2, ASM2978413v1, whole genome shotgun sequence genome window above contains:
- the LOC129766970 gene encoding putative uncharacterized protein DDB_G0271982, yielding ERERNQKREREREREREREQGTRSERERREKRTGRERKGDREREREKKGPGEREKGTGRERERERERDRERER